The genomic interval TTTTTGACAACAACTTTGCCTTTTTTTTTCAGACAAAATGACTGATAGCTCCGGGTATCCACCTGTGCGTGCGTATTGAACACTTTTGCCAGGCATTTGAGTCCATTTTCCTAATGCCAACGCTGAAGGCACAATTTGATTACTTTGTTATGTTTTCGCGATACGAACTTCACTATATCGCATGAACTTCAAGTTGCCCTGTGATTCGAGCAACCCTGCATTTGCCAATATTTTTATTCTTTCGCCGTAGAATACATCCGGAATGGAAGGCTCGTGCCGCTCGGACTGCAGCATAAATAGACCAACTATGTTTGCAACTTTTTGAAATCGATTAGTTGCAAATGACATTAATTCTTCATCAATTCGCTTAATGTCTTCAGGAGTTAAACTGGCAATGGCTTGTTTCTGTTCCTGATTTAATTCCGGTATTTCCTCATCTGGAACCACAGACTTCGGTGCTAATTCAGGGTGTTGTTTAAAAATTAGGCTCTGAAATTCACGGATAAGGCCAATCGACCTGCCGAGCTTTCCAATTTGAATACTCGAATTTTTTTCATTTCGTTTTAGCTCCATTGTTTCTTCGAGAGCCAATTCAAGATTTTCAACAGCCTGGGACAGCAATTGGTTTAGCGATTCAATCGATGACATTGATGAGTCCTTTTCAAACATAACATTTTATTTTTTCGGGCGAGGTCGCGAGTCCAGTGTGACAATTTGTCAGATTCAGGTGAACTTCTCCATCTGAATTCTGGTTTGAATAAATCCGTTTTTTTGGTAGGCTGAAATAGCTATCTCATTAGTTAAAGACACATCCAGTCTTATAGTATTTGCGCCCTTACTGCGAGCCCATTCTGTAGCTTTATTAATTAACTCATGTGAAATTCCATTACCTCTATGATCGGAATCCACGTAGATCGACTCGATATAACCCTGAGGAATCATGTAGAAATAGTGGATCGAAACAACTACAAAACCTACAGGTTTTTCATTCTCAACCGCAGTATATGCACAATTGAAGTCGTTAATACAAAAACTCTTAAATCCGTGCTCAATCTCAGATTTCAAAATACTGGGAATAGTTATACCTGGAAACGATTCTTTAAACGCTTCTATATCTCCACTGACATATAAAGAGATATCATTCTGATAATCAAATTCCCTTATGTTCATTACGCCCTCAATTTAAATCTAATGCCTGCTTTATACGACAGGTTTGGAGTGAGACGGAAAGTTGGTCCGACAAGATATGTTTGTTATGTGCTGTTACCAGTTTTACTCGTAAATTTTTCCACAATATAGAAATGTTGCCATTTTTTTCCAGATATTGTCACTCGATAGCCCTTGTGATGCACCAAAATCTGAATCGATTGCCCATGCATGAGCCGCTTCCAGGAATGACTCAATTGTCACATTTTCCCAGCCACCTGCATCGCTATCGTGGGGACTGCTCGGGTTTTTTTTCTCCAAAGCGATTGCATTCTCACGATCTTTCTTGAGTGCTTCAACAAAAGCTAAAAACGAATTTTCGTCATCAACTATTTCAATCAGATCATGTAATTTCATCATTTTGATTCGTACCTATATCTCGACTATTTCATCTATGAACCCAGTAACGGCAAATGCCGAATACTCTTGTATTTCATGGCTAACTCAATGCAATGGCGAATGGCTTTTTTGGGTAAAGCGCTGTTTACATTTAGCACGATAGCGCGATTGTCCTGAAATTCCAAATCTTCTGCATACAACTCACGAAATGTATCGACGAGCTTTGTTTGACACTGAAAGAATAGAAAATATTGATTCGGGTATTTGGCTTTCCAGTCCATTCGCACAGGAGTCCCGGTTTTAACTTGGTAGCTTGGTTCTCCCCATTTCAAGGTCTCATCGATTTCACCCAAGCTCAGATCTTCTGCAACACTAAATACGATTTCTCTCAACTGAAGAATAAGAGGCTTAATTTGCGTTGGGTAGCTATCAAACTTTTCTTGAACATCAGCGTTCATATCTGCACTCTTTATTCGCATAACGCTGTAGAATCTACGCTAAAGTTTTTAGCAGTAAAGATTAAACATCTTTCTTACCTGCCCAATGGAACATTGCAAGTTTGTGGCGCGTAGTTGGATCAGGGTACAACAAATTGTTAAGACTAAAGGAACCCATGCTTCATCAAATTTGACATCCTCACTTAACCTACTTTCAGTGCTTTACCTCTAAAAGAACGTTTTCGTATATAAATTCGCTTTCAGGAATTTGCATTTCTTTTTCCTG from Gynuella sunshinyii YC6258 carries:
- a CDS encoding GNAT family N-acetyltransferase; translation: MNIREFDYQNDISLYVSGDIEAFKESFPGITIPSILKSEIEHGFKSFCINDFNCAYTAVENEKPVGFVVVSIHYFYMIPQGYIESIYVDSDHRGNGISHELINKATEWARSKGANTIRLDVSLTNEIAISAYQKNGFIQTRIQMEKFT
- a CDS encoding DUF7660 family protein: MMKLHDLIEIVDDENSFLAFVEALKKDRENAIALEKKNPSSPHDSDAGGWENVTIESFLEAAHAWAIDSDFGASQGLSSDNIWKKMATFLYCGKIYE
- a CDS encoding DUF3658 domain-containing protein, translating into MSSIESLNQLLSQAVENLELALEETMELKRNEKNSSIQIGKLGRSIGLIREFQSLIFKQHPELAPKSVVPDEEIPELNQEQKQAIASLTPEDIKRIDEELMSFATNRFQKVANIVGLFMLQSERHEPSIPDVFYGERIKILANAGLLESQGNLKFMRYSEVRIAKT
- a CDS encoding DUF1801 domain-containing protein — translated: MNADVQEKFDSYPTQIKPLILQLREIVFSVAEDLSLGEIDETLKWGEPSYQVKTGTPVRMDWKAKYPNQYFLFFQCQTKLVDTFRELYAEDLEFQDNRAIVLNVNSALPKKAIRHCIELAMKYKSIRHLPLLGS